A stretch of the Luteitalea sp. genome encodes the following:
- a CDS encoding sulfatase-like hydrolase/transferase — protein sequence MRRHMLRFAIALVVLLLAVVFGSASGSPDPPPNIILIVSDDQGFDLAGFGATEFVTPNLDRMAAEGTRGTSFYMTASVCTPSRSGLITGRYPQRNGVYEMIRNDLVNYGHRYSLLEYAMSPEMTRGLDPRERTFGDALETAGYTNAVIGKWDLGQARRFLPLQRGFDYFYGHGNNGIDYYTHERYGVHSMFRNNERTKADQGVYATDLFRREALQFIRKNQDRPFFLYLPFNAPHGASNLEKDSRQVPTHYLERYYPGRDHADRSVKYAGMVSAMDEAIGEIFETLRRLELDRRTFVLFMADNGRADGQIDGVRLRGGKGSGFEGGLRVPLIAWWPGVIPAGRVTGELLTALEVLPTLVAVSGAAQPDVRLDGFDMLPVLQGKAKSSRREMYWQWPSAYQAARVGQYKWVSYWPRRNPDNLEPTEELFDLSVDLAEQRNLAREKPEILTMMRARFARWEAEMEAAEPRGPFRNY from the coding sequence ATGAGACGTCACATGCTACGATTCGCCATCGCTCTGGTGGTTCTTCTCCTTGCCGTCGTGTTCGGCAGCGCCAGCGGCAGTCCCGATCCTCCACCGAACATCATCCTCATCGTCAGCGATGACCAGGGGTTCGACCTGGCCGGGTTCGGTGCGACGGAGTTCGTGACGCCGAACCTGGACCGAATGGCGGCCGAAGGGACGCGTGGGACCAGCTTCTATATGACGGCGTCGGTGTGCACGCCGTCGCGGAGTGGTCTCATCACCGGACGATACCCGCAGCGGAACGGCGTCTACGAGATGATCCGGAACGACCTGGTCAACTACGGGCACCGCTACAGCCTCCTGGAGTACGCCATGTCGCCGGAGATGACCCGCGGCCTCGATCCGCGCGAGCGGACCTTCGGCGACGCGCTCGAGACCGCCGGATATACCAATGCCGTCATCGGCAAGTGGGACCTCGGCCAGGCCCGGCGATTTCTCCCGCTCCAGCGCGGGTTCGACTACTTCTACGGACACGGCAACAACGGGATCGACTACTACACGCACGAGCGCTACGGCGTGCACTCCATGTTCAGGAACAATGAGCGCACCAAGGCGGACCAGGGCGTCTATGCGACCGATCTCTTCCGGCGCGAAGCGCTCCAGTTCATTCGCAAGAACCAGGATCGCCCATTCTTTCTCTACCTGCCGTTCAATGCGCCGCACGGCGCGTCGAATCTCGAAAAGGACTCGCGCCAGGTCCCGACGCACTACCTTGAACGATACTATCCGGGGAGGGATCACGCGGATCGCAGCGTGAAGTACGCGGGGATGGTGTCAGCGATGGACGAGGCAATCGGCGAGATCTTCGAGACGCTGCGGCGTCTCGAGCTGGATCGGCGCACCTTCGTCCTCTTCATGGCCGACAATGGCCGTGCCGACGGCCAGATCGATGGCGTCCGGCTGCGGGGCGGCAAGGGCTCGGGCTTCGAAGGCGGGCTGCGCGTGCCGCTGATTGCGTGGTGGCCTGGCGTGATCCCGGCCGGTCGTGTGACGGGCGAGCTCCTCACCGCCCTCGAGGTCCTGCCGACGCTCGTGGCCGTCAGCGGCGCGGCGCAGCCGGATGTGCGCCTCGATGGCTTCGACATGCTGCCGGTTCTTCAAGGGAAGGCGAAGTCGTCCCGCCGAGAGATGTACTGGCAGTGGCCGTCCGCTTACCAGGCCGCCAGGGTTGGCCAATACAAATGGGTGTCGTACTGGCCGCGCCGAAACCCGGACAATCTGGAGCCGACGGAGGAGCTGTTCGATCTCTCGGTGGATCTCGCGGAGCAGCGCAACCTGGCTCGAGAGAAGCCGGAAATCCTGACGATGATGCGCGCCCGGTTCGCTCGCTGGGAAGCAGAGATGGAAGCGGCGGAGCCGCGTGGTCCGTTCCGGAATTATTGA